The stretch of DNA agaaagtgttgtcatccgagatttattattattgctcgctagttgattatgccattgatatgagtaaacatgagacctactccctccgttccgaattacttgtcttagatttgtctagataagaaggtatctagcactaaaataagtctagatacatccgtatctagacaaatccaagacaagtaattcggaacagagggagtaaatgttattgtgaatatggttagttcataatctttgctgaaaacttgaatgttggctttacatatttacaacaacaagagcaaacagagtttgtaaaagtttttctttatcactttcagtttatcaactgaattgcttgaggacaagtaaaggtttaagcttgggggagttgatatgtctccatcgtatctacttttccaaacacgtttgcccttgttttggactctaacttgcatgatttgaatggaactaacccggactgacgatgttttcagcagaattgtcatggtgttatttttgtgcagaaataaaagttctcagaatgacctgaaaatcaagggaggattattttggaatatataaaaaaatactggaagaagaatccacgttaggggggcctccacctgtccatgagggtgggggtgcgccccctgcctcgtgggccccctgacgctccaccgacctcaaccttgactccatacatTCATTTTCGGGGAGAAAACAAATcagaaagaaggattcatcgcattttacgatacggagccgccgccaagccctaaactctctcgggagggctgatctggagtccgttcggggctcgggagaggggaatccatcgccatcgtcatcatcaaccttcctccatcaccaatttcatgatgctcaccgccgtgcataagtaattccatcataggcttgctggacggtgatgggttggatgagatttatcatgtaatcgagttagttttgttagggtttgatccctagtatccactatgttctaagattgatgttgctatgactttgctatgcttaatgcttgtcactagggcccgagtgccatgatttcagatctgaacctattatgttttcatcaatatatgagagttcttgatcctatcttgcaagtctatagtcacctactatgtgttatgatccggcaaccccgaagtgacaatagtcaggaccactcccggtgatgaccgtagtttgaggagttcatgtattcactatgtgttaatgctttggtccggtactctattaaaaggaggccttaatatcccttagtttccaataggaccccgctgccacgggagggtaggacaaaagatgtcatgcaagttctttttcataagcacgtatgactatattcggaatacatgcctacattacattgatgaactggagctagttctgtgtcaccctaggttatgactgttacatgatcgatcgcatccggcataattctccatcactgatccattgcctacgagctttccatatattgttcttcgcttatttacttttccgttcctattgttatcatcactataaaacaccaaaaatattacttttgctaccgttacttctgctaccgttaccactactatcatattatttagctactaaatactttgctgcagatattaagttatccaggtgtggttgaattaacaactcaactgctaatacttgagaatattctttggttccccttgtgttgaatcaataaatttgggttgaatactctactctcgaaaactgttgcgatcccctatacttgtgggttatcaagaatcttctcttcttttgtaaggaGTCGCACACtcgttggagtagtgtccgggtcttccacaattgtagcaatctcGTTCATGActtgaagatctcttgtcattgtaggaccttgacttggagcttctttccttgcttctactcttgtagaactcgttgaagttcttcaccattaggctcaattcttcattgaaggtttgtttctcacttgatgatgtgggagcttcacataaggctttgtaagcaccacttgacttgttatggagctcttccttatccttaagtgacatctcatgagcaacaattcttccaatgacttccgttggcttgagatctttgtaattgggcatcatttggatcaatgtgcacacagtatcatattttccatccaaggctcttaggacttcttgatgatgaatctatcggtcatctcttcacttcctaagccggcaatctcatttgtgatgagagcaagcctagagtacatttcagcgacaccttcaccatccttcattttgaacttgtcaagttgactttgaagcacatccaatttggatccttgacggagttggtaccttcgtgcatatcaatcaaagtatcccaaatttcctttgcattctcaagatggctgattttgttgaattctttggggcacaatccattgaagagaatatcacaagcttgagcattgtattgcagcatcttcaactcttccgcagtagctttacggttcggttctctcccatcaaagaattcaccttgcaagccaatacacacaatagcccaaacggcggggttatgtccaagaatatgcattttcatcttatgcttccaactagcaaaatttgtacaatcaaagtaaggacctctacggtggtaatttccctcgctagacaccatactctcctaggttgtgaaaccaaggctatgatcaccaaaggctatggaaatcaaggcaaatggagaccaaagctctgataccacttgtaggatcgaaagtatgtctaggggggtgattagactacttgaccaaataaaaatctagcattttcccaattttaagtcttggcagattttagcaacttagcacaaatcaagtaatcaacctacacatgcaattataagagtagagcagcggaatgtaaaacaattgcatatgaaggtaaagggaggagtttggagggagcaaacgcaatgtagacacggagattttttatccgtggttccgataggtggtgctattttacatccacgttgatggagacttcaactcacgaagggtaacggttgcgcgagtccatggagggctccacccacgaaaggtccgcgaagaagaaaccttgtctatcccaccatggccatcgcccacgaaggacttgcctcactagggtagatcttcacgaagtaggcgatctccttgcccgtacaaactccttggttcaactccacaattttgacggaggctcccaagtgacacctagccaatctaggagacaccactctccaaaaggtaatagatggtgtgttgatgatgaactccttgttgttgtgcttcaaatgatagtctctccaacactcaattctctctcataggattggatttggtaggaagatgatttgagtgtaaagcaacttggggaacgcTAGAGATCAAGatatatgtggttggaatggaatatcttaacctcaacacaagtgtaggtggttctctctcagaaaatgtatgttggaagtataggcatgttctgatggctctctccacgaatgaagagtgggtggatgggtatatatggcctccacacaaaatctaaccgttacacacaaatcaccaaactcggtgggaccgaattataaaactcggtcagaccgatttagttcaaaatgtgaacgttaggattttcggtgggaccgacatgtcaactcggtgggaccgattccattagggttagggcataacataatctcggtgagaccgattacacaaactcggtgggaccgattttggtaatagacaaacagagagttggtcaggcaaactcggtgggaccgattcgctcatctcggttagaccgaaacgttacgaaggggaaacaaagagtttgcattgcaatctcggtgggaccgatcgctcatctcggttggaccgaaatgttacgaagggaaacagagaggttgcaatcccatctcggtgagatcgagatccctatcggtgagaccgaagtgactagggtttgtggcagtggctatgtcaagtgaattcGGTGGCACtggatagaagatttcggtggggccgagtttgacttttagtttgagacatatgtggatatgagaaagtagttgagggtttttggagcatatcactaagcattttgagcaagtaactcattaagaaacacctcacccccttttaataatattgacttttcctatggactcagtgtgatcttggatcagtaaaagtaaaatgtagagtcttgtgctttgaacttgagccaatcttttgtccttagcattttgaggggtccactttctaatccatgccatgccaatcattgagctttcctgaaatatttatcttgaaatagcattagctcaatgagctatatgttgttaggaattaccaaaaccacccagggatagttgcactttcacttcccTGCAGCTACACCCCCCCGCCCGGTCGAGCCACCTCAGTCAACGATGTAGGTGGACTGAGCTCTCGCGGTTGTACGGAAGTGCCAGCACGCTGAGGATGGGCAGATCAACCACTACGCCTTGACAGATGGGCACATGTGGCGCCATAGTATTGTGTATGGGAGGATGCGCCAACGCACCACCGCGGATGGGAAGTTCTGCCACTACACCGCTGTAGATGGGTGGATATGGCACCGCGTTGCCGTGGATGGGCAGGTGGGCCAACGCGGCACCGCGTATGGCCGGATGTGCCACCGTGTTGCCGCGGATTGGTGAACGTGGCACCGCATCGTCTTGGATGGGCGGATGGGCCAACACGGCACCTTAGGTGGCCGGATGCGCCGCTGGTCGCCGCGGATGGGAAGACCTGCCACCACGCCGCCACGGATGGTGGATGTGGCATCGCGTCGCCACAAATGGCCTGATGTGCCATCGCGTCGCCGCGGATGGGAAGATATGTCACCACTCCGCCGCGGATGGGTGGACGTGGCATCACGTCACCGTAAATGGGCAAATCTTCCATCGCGCCACGACCGATGGGTAGATCTACCACTGAGAGTGGACCAGTCTAACACCGAAGTACGGGGTCGACGGTGGTCACCGACGAAAAAGCGCACAAGAGTCGGCGGTTTGGCTATGGTTTGGTTGTGGAATAGGGAAGGTGAAGGAAAAAAACGAACATAAACTGAAGGAAAAGACCATGCGCCCAGGTACTCACCACATGCGGGTAGTTCCTAGAGCCAGACCGTCCGTGCTAGTTAGAGGATTTAGGTTGTTGAGCAAACCGTCTCCAAAATTTATTACAGACGGTTTCGACTATCCAACCACCTTGGAGGTGATTATTAGAGGCAGCTTTGTCCTGCTTGGTCACAACGGTTTCCGAGAGCCGCTTCTAATGCCGCTTTTTTTACTAGTGCATGTTGGTGTAGATATCGGATGGATCTTTTATATATCCgtatattatttttattgaaaaaactGCTATGAGAGAAGTAGACTCAAGCCCCCCTCACGTTAATTCGTACCTAAAAACCACGACAACAAACTATTTTAAGATCTCTTTGCAAAGAACAAGTAATGAAAATAGATTTTTATCTGGACTAGTGATTTAGAAAGAATGCATTTTAAATTTTACTCCCTCCGTACATTATTATAAGATGTTTGGACATTTTAATACCGACTACATACGCATTGAAACGAGTGAACAAACACATTAGAACGTGTCTACACAAATACAGTTTAGAACACAAAGTATTAGAACATCCTTTAGTAGTGGATGAAGGGAGTAGAAAATAAGTTTACACAGATACAATTATTTTGTATGCCATGACAATGACTTCCAAATCATTGTGTGTACGCCGTGAGGTGAGAAGCGCGTTCACCGTTTAGCATCTCGGCACAAAAAGATCCTCCTCCTTTCACAAAAGGTCATAAAGCAGCAGGGACCGTGACAGGTGGGCCCCTGCACGTCCGCCCCTCCATTGACAATGCTGACTTCTTCTCCGCCTCTTCTTCTCTCCTATGTTCTCTTGTGCGCTGCAGATCAGCCTCGCCTGGCAAGgtctcctcgtcatcgtcgtcgcccATGGCGGTGGCGATCTTCCTCTCGGgcttcctcctcggcctcctcgcgCTCGCCCTCGCGGAGGGGGCGGCGCTTCTCTGGGCCGTCCGCGCCCTGCGCCGCCGCGGGCCAAGgcctcctccgcctccggaggccgcCGCCACCGAGCTCTCCGGCGACCGGCCGTTCCCCGCCGAGAAGCAGGTCAATAAACTTGAAACTGCCCCGCGTAGCCTCCCATTTCTACCGATTTCCTTCTCCTGTTTTCCTGCGTCGCAATTGCAATCCTGTGGAGTAGGCAGGTCAAACAAATGGGGGTCTATCAATAGCTTGCAGGAAAGAAAGTTCGTTTACTTTATGCAGAAAATTTCTTGGAACCAGATTCTGTCGTCTTTCTCTAGTTGTTGTGACTGAATTCCTGGTGCTGATTGGAGAAGCAATCTGTTCACCTGAATTTGCACCTTCTCTCTGTTCTGTTGTATATAATGCAAAGCAATAACCTTACGGCCATACTTGTTGCAGGGTTTTCTCTGGATGTTAGAGCCAGGAAAGGTGCCAAAAGTTAGAAACGGCAACCGCTTACCACCAACTGGGGTTCAGAAAGGCGTGAAGGATAAAAAGAACATCGTCGAGGTTTCTCCGATAAGGATGCGGGCTAAAATTCAAGGCCACTCGCTTGTCTTGACAGGTTCCGATGGTTCTCAGATAACTATTGGGCTTCTGGATTGCACTGTTCTTGCTGTTTCTGCTTCTAACCTACCGTCGCGTAAATGGTTTGTGCATATAAAATTTGTTATCATACACTGATCTTCAACGTTTTTGTGCCGCATTAACTCATATTTATGTTCAGTGTGTGACCTGTGTTACCAACATCATAGCCTTGATATATGGTAGGGTAGATAAGCATGCTTATATTTTTGGATTCAGCTAAAGACTAAGAATGCTTTATTTTTCAAGTTAGATGTTCTTAAAAATTGACTATATTTTCCTACTTTGCCTATTTAATGTGGATGCTGCAATACACTTTGCATATGCACTCTAGTTTCAATGTAACTACCATTTATATTTATCCATTTTCTTTCAGGTCTAAGAGGTATCCGATAAAACTAGAAAGCAAGGGATCTGAGATTTGCAAGCGGAGCAAGGTATGCTATCTTTATGTGGACACCTCTTGGGAGAAAGAATCATGGTGTAAAGCACTTCGTCTTGCATCTTCTACAGACAAGGAGAAACTGAAATTGCATACCAGGTTGAGTGAAGAGTTCAGAAGTTACATATCCTCTTTACACGCTGGATACCCTTGTTTCCTGAAATCAACTGCACTTTCTGCTGAGGATCGTGAAATTATGGACAAGGCAGTAAAGTCTGATGGGTCGTCAAAAATGCGCCTTTTCCTTAAGAAGTTGGCTAGGAAGGCATCTATAAAAGCTCCCCAGTTGACTAGAACAAGCTCAACCTCAGCACAAGCAGAAAGAAAGACGCTCCAAAAAACACGCAGCTACAATGGTGCCGCACTGATTGATGCACAAGAAGAAAGGTCAAGCAGTAGTTCATCATTACTAGACATAAAGCAACCCAGTACGCCTAGTTCTGATTTCAGTTACAGCAACAGGTTCTCAGATTCTCCTGAAACAAATGTAGATGAAAAGTTTACTGACGAAGGCACACTTTGTTGGAACCTCCTAATCTCTCGGTTGTTTTTTGATGCTAAAATGAGTGATGATATAAGTAAATCCATTAAAACACGCCTTCAGGTTAGATAATGCTTACATTTAAAACAAGTAAACTCATCCTTCAAACATGTTTGCTAATGGTTAGTTTTCTTGTTTTTCAGCGAAAATTGTCAAACATGAGAACTGCCTCCTATATTGGTGAAATTACACTTACTGATTTCAGTCTTGGGGAACTTCCACCATATTTGCGTAGGATGAGAGTCGTCCCAAGGGATCTCAATGAACTGTGGGCTTTCGAATTTGATTTTGAATATTGTAGTGAAATAATACTGAATGCTGAAGCAAGACTTGAGGTTCAGGAACCAGAGCTGAAAAAAGACATAATGAGAGCTACTTCCGAAGCGGATACTAATGGCAACCAATTTGAACCTTCGCAACTTTTGGCTTCTGTAGTGGAAGATGAAGATGAGGCAGGTTTGTTTGAATTTTCCATATATTTTCTTTCTATTGCTTATTATTTCTCAGAATGATCATTTCGTTTTCTATGCAAATAACTAAGCTCATAGTAAATGATGTATCAAACTCCTCCCAAAACTAGTGTTTGAATTGTTATGTTCACATATTTCGGCTCATGTTCATGTGCTTCTTGACTTCCTTTCATCATAACTGCATGCTGTGCATAATCATATCCTAATTGCTTATGTTCTTTCCTTTGACCCGTCGAAAGCAAGTTTCTTCATTCAGTACTTATAACTCAAAACTTACTGCAATGAGTGAAACTTGTGAATTTGCAGTCGTCTTGATGCGTAATCAGTGACTCAGAGTGCTTGTTTATCTTTTGTACCAGATGTGTTAAGGCGCTCAAAAAGCACTGGGAGGACATCAAGGTGGAAAACTATCTTGCATTCAATCACTGACCATGTCTCTCAGGTTAGTTCTTGTTCTACTTTCTTATTACACAGACTGCAGTACTGTACTGTTTACGCTTTAGACATCCAATTGGTAGTGAACACTGAACTAAGGGTTGCACATCAAAATCTAGTCTGGCTATTTTTAGTGAAGAGTTTTTCCTGTCCCTCCATTCATATGTTGCCTAGTTTTACCACAATACTTTCCTTTGCCTCTTTGTGAGGTACACTATTAGGAAAAGGTATGCCTGGCATGTTCAAACACTTCAAATCAGAGATCAAACTTTAGATAAAAAAGCTGTAGAAAGTTAAATGTATGTTACTAGTACAGCCAGGAAGTTCTGAGACATGTAATCTGTTCTTTATTCTTGCAAAAGGTGCCGTTTTCGTTGGCAATTAAAGTAACTTCTATTCGTGGGACAATGCGCATGCATATAAAGCCTCCTCCCTCAGATCAAATCTGGTATGGATTTACATCAATGCCAGAGCTTGTGTGGGAATTGGAGTCTTCAGTTGGGGACAGGAAGATCACCAACAGCCACATCGCTTCGCTTATCAGCAACAGAATCAAGGTGTCCCTTCAACTTACTTGATCTGATCACCGTGTTACTTATTTGTGAAGCCTGTATGCTTAATTCCGGAACGTGCCCTACCCTACAGGCTTCGCTTCACCAAAGCTTGGTACTGCCGAATTGTGAAAGTATTCCCATGTCATGGATGATATCAGAGAAGGATGATTGGGTGCCTCGCAGAGTTGCACCTTTTATATGGCTGAATCGTGAACACGGCGAGGCAGCAAGCAGTCATAGTTCAGACATGGGTAAGCTCCAGTCTGATGATGTTGCCGCACTAAAGGTCAGTTCCAACAGCGAAGCTAGCAAATCAAGTCCACCTGCTCCTTCAACTAGAAGCGACGACGAAGCGCTGAAGAAGGTGACATCCACTCGTTGGCCTAACCAAGAATCCACAACAGAAGCATCAACCAGCTCTGGTTCTTCCGTACCTTCAGAAGCTGAACCTTCTAACCAGTTGATGGCGCCGCTGCTGAGCACCAGGGAATTCGAGGAAGATGCTTCTGAAAATGCAGCAGTGGGCTCTTCTCTTCAGTTAGTAGCGGTGGTACCTGCTGGGCATCGGCGGCCGCCATTGTCATCCTCTGCTTCTCCTGGGGAGTATGACCAAAAGAGGAAAGGCAGCAAGCGAGCTGCGGTGATCGGTTTGGGGAGGAAGATGAGCGGCAAATTGGAAGAAAAGACGCGGCATATTGTCGAGAAGATTAAGGAGAGTTCTGGAAAGGAGCAATAGCTTGGAGATAAGCACCCACTTAGTTAGAAGTATATATTTCCCAAAATTTATATCCTTGCTTATTCCTCTGCTGG from Triticum dicoccoides isolate Atlit2015 ecotype Zavitan chromosome 6A, WEW_v2.0, whole genome shotgun sequence encodes:
- the LOC119315879 gene encoding testis-expressed protein 2-like, which translates into the protein MAVAIFLSGFLLGLLALALAEGAALLWAVRALRRRGPRPPPPPEAAATELSGDRPFPAEKQGFLWMLEPGKVPKVRNGNRLPPTGVQKGVKDKKNIVEVSPIRMRAKIQGHSLVLTGSDGSQITIGLLDCTVLAVSASNLPSRKWSKRYPIKLESKGSEICKRSKVCYLYVDTSWEKESWCKALRLASSTDKEKLKLHTRLSEEFRSYISSLHAGYPCFLKSTALSAEDREIMDKAVKSDGSSKMRLFLKKLARKASIKAPQLTRTSSTSAQAERKTLQKTRSYNGAALIDAQEERSSSSSSLLDIKQPSTPSSDFSYSNRFSDSPETNVDEKFTDEGTLCWNLLISRLFFDAKMSDDISKSIKTRLQRKLSNMRTASYIGEITLTDFSLGELPPYLRRMRVVPRDLNELWAFEFDFEYCSEIILNAEARLEVQEPELKKDIMRATSEADTNGNQFEPSQLLASVVEDEDEADVLRRSKSTGRTSRWKTILHSITDHVSQVPFSLAIKVTSIRGTMRMHIKPPPSDQIWYGFTSMPELVWELESSVGDRKITNSHIASLISNRIKASLHQSLVLPNCESIPMSWMISEKDDWVPRRVAPFIWLNREHGEAASSHSSDMGKLQSDDVAALKVSSNSEASKSSPPAPSTRSDDEALKKVTSTRWPNQESTTEASTSSGSSVPSEAEPSNQLMAPLLSTREFEEDASENAAVGSSLQLVAVVPAGHRRPPLSSSASPGEYDQKRKGSKRAAVIGLGRKMSGKLEEKTRHIVEKIKESSGKEQ